One Natrinema halophilum genomic window carries:
- a CDS encoding pyridoxal-phosphate-dependent aminotransferase family protein, whose amino-acid sequence MAQEPPTERVRAPAVGELTPPDRILMGPGPSDVNPRVLRAMSTPLVGHLDPSFIEIMNEVQELLRYTFRTDNKWTIPVSGTGSAAMEAAIGNVVEPGDTMLVPTNGYFGGRMASMARRAGGEVVEVDAPWGEPLDPEDVADALSEHDPDVFGFVHAETSTGVLQPDVPELTAAAHDHDALVVADSVTSLGGVELRVDDWDIDVAYSGPQKCLSCPPGASPLTLSEQAMEKVLSRDEDPRSWYLDLSLLEGYWGEERAYHHTAPITNVYAIREALRLVAEEGIENRWNRHERLAGALKAGVEAMGLAMNAPDEYWLPSLNAVSIPEGIDDGDVCDRLLEQYDLEIAGGLGDLAGEIFRIGCMGHSARSENVIYVVTALGDVLESMGADVDPGAGVTATRRALKK is encoded by the coding sequence ATGGCTCAGGAACCGCCAACCGAGAGGGTTCGAGCGCCAGCAGTTGGGGAACTCACACCGCCGGATCGCATCCTGATGGGACCCGGTCCGAGCGACGTCAACCCCCGCGTTCTCCGGGCGATGAGCACGCCCCTCGTTGGGCACCTCGATCCGTCGTTCATCGAGATTATGAACGAGGTTCAGGAGTTGTTACGGTACACGTTCCGGACGGACAACAAGTGGACCATCCCGGTCTCGGGGACCGGCTCGGCCGCGATGGAAGCGGCGATAGGAAACGTCGTCGAACCGGGCGATACGATGCTCGTCCCGACGAACGGTTACTTCGGTGGCCGGATGGCCTCGATGGCACGTCGGGCCGGCGGCGAGGTCGTCGAGGTCGATGCGCCGTGGGGCGAACCGCTCGATCCCGAAGACGTCGCGGACGCGCTAAGTGAGCACGACCCCGACGTCTTCGGATTCGTACACGCCGAGACGAGTACGGGCGTCTTGCAGCCCGACGTCCCCGAACTCACCGCCGCGGCCCACGATCACGACGCGCTCGTCGTCGCAGATAGCGTTACCTCACTGGGCGGCGTCGAACTCCGGGTCGACGACTGGGACATCGACGTCGCCTATTCAGGCCCGCAAAAATGTCTCTCCTGTCCACCTGGTGCGAGTCCCCTCACGCTCTCGGAGCAGGCGATGGAGAAAGTCCTCTCGCGCGATGAGGACCCTCGGTCCTGGTATCTCGATCTTTCATTGCTCGAGGGGTACTGGGGCGAAGAACGAGCGTACCATCATACGGCACCGATTACGAACGTGTACGCGATCCGCGAGGCCCTTCGGCTCGTCGCCGAAGAGGGTATCGAAAACCGTTGGAATCGACACGAGCGCCTGGCAGGCGCCCTGAAAGCTGGCGTCGAAGCCATGGGGCTCGCAATGAACGCCCCCGACGAGTACTGGCTTCCGAGTTTGAACGCCGTGAGCATCCCCGAGGGTATCGATGACGGGGACGTCTGCGACCGACTACTCGAGCAGTACGATCTCGAGATCGCCGGCGGGCTGGGCGATCTCGCGGGTGAGATTTTCCGAATCGGTTGTATGGGCCACTCCGCGCGTTCCGAAAACGTGATCTACGTCGTGACGGCGCTCGGTGACGTCCTCGAGTCGATGGGCGCAGACGTCGATCCAGGTGCCGGCGTGACCGCGACGCGACGCGCGCTCAAAAAGTAG
- the hisD gene encoding histidinol dehydrogenase, with protein sequence MTIDVQAIADLGPADRAAFFERDAGIEGVTEDVREIVGRVREEGDVAIREFTSEFDGVELGNVEITDRCERADEEIDEGIRTAIETAASNVREFHEAQLPEDWRREFATGRTLGRRFRPLERVGVYVPGGSAAYPSSAIMGIVPAVVAGVDHVAVVTPPAEELNPVTLAAIHAAGADVVYGVGGAQAIAGLAYGTETIDRVQKIVGPGNKWVTAAKAVVRGDVEIDFLAGPSEVVVIADESAAPDLVAAELVAQAEHDPNASVVAVTDDEGTADAVAGAVDEQTNERERDDVIRQALSNDASGVLKARSMSEAILFTEAYAPEHLSIVATDDESILDRIDSAGSVFLGPNTPVAAGDYASGTNHVLPTNGGAQVTGGLSVETFLRSTTVQRLTDEGIAELGETITTLADAEGLEAHAESVRIRLEDETGP encoded by the coding sequence ATGACAATCGACGTCCAGGCGATCGCTGACCTCGGGCCGGCCGACCGCGCGGCCTTTTTCGAGCGCGACGCCGGTATCGAGGGGGTCACGGAAGACGTTCGTGAGATCGTCGGCCGCGTTCGCGAGGAGGGTGACGTTGCCATCCGCGAGTTTACGAGCGAGTTCGACGGGGTCGAACTCGGCAACGTAGAGATCACCGATCGCTGCGAGCGAGCCGACGAGGAGATCGACGAAGGGATTCGAACGGCGATAGAGACCGCAGCGTCGAACGTCCGCGAGTTCCACGAGGCCCAGCTCCCGGAGGACTGGCGGCGGGAGTTCGCCACCGGTCGGACGCTAGGTCGACGGTTTCGGCCGCTCGAGCGCGTGGGGGTGTACGTCCCCGGCGGCTCAGCAGCGTATCCCTCGAGCGCGATCATGGGAATCGTTCCGGCTGTCGTCGCTGGAGTCGACCACGTCGCGGTCGTCACGCCGCCGGCCGAGGAACTAAATCCGGTCACGTTGGCGGCGATCCACGCAGCTGGCGCGGACGTCGTTTACGGCGTCGGTGGTGCGCAAGCTATCGCGGGGCTGGCCTACGGGACGGAGACGATCGATCGGGTCCAGAAGATCGTCGGTCCCGGGAACAAGTGGGTGACGGCTGCCAAAGCCGTAGTTCGGGGTGACGTCGAGATCGACTTCCTCGCGGGACCGAGCGAGGTCGTCGTGATCGCAGACGAGAGCGCTGCCCCCGACCTGGTCGCAGCGGAACTGGTCGCTCAGGCCGAACACGATCCAAACGCATCGGTCGTGGCCGTCACCGACGACGAGGGAACTGCCGATGCCGTGGCTGGGGCTGTCGACGAACAGACGAACGAGCGAGAGCGCGACGACGTGATCCGCCAGGCCCTCTCGAACGACGCGAGCGGCGTCCTCAAGGCCCGCTCGATGAGCGAGGCTATCCTCTTCACCGAGGCGTACGCACCCGAACACCTCTCGATCGTCGCAACCGACGACGAGTCGATCCTCGACCGGATAGACAGCGCCGGCAGCGTCTTCCTCGGGCCGAACACGCCCGTCGCGGCCGGCGACTACGCAAGCGGCACCAACCACGTCCTGCCGACCAACGGCGGTGCGCAGGTAACCGGCGGACTTTCGGTCGAAACGTTCCTCCGGTCGACGACGGTCCAGCGGCTCACCGACGAGGGGATCGCCGAGCTCGGTGAGACGATCACCACTCTCGCCGACGCCGAGGGCCTCGAGGCCCACGCCGAAAGCGTTCGAATTCGACTCGAGGACGAAACGGGCCCGTAG
- a CDS encoding ABC transporter permease — translation MSTPNVDRYGGGFASDVWVTFVRWTIKSVRNPFVLVVSLVQPIIFLVLFTQVFGGVATGALEGITYETYLVPAIVIQVALVAAATSGIGLVNDIETGMFEKILVSPMNRTAVFLGKTLAEVVRIVAQVAIVLGLGVLLGAEIETGLIGAVAIAGICVVFSIWFTAFSNVLAVVTRDEESTIIGANLLQLPLLFVSSAFLPLPALPEWIQTVATFNPITYGVDAARAVMLGQDTMTVVEVTRFEGMWNTLVPALIVLVGLALLFGSVAIYAIGRAASADVR, via the coding sequence ATGAGTACGCCGAACGTCGACCGTTACGGCGGCGGGTTCGCGAGCGACGTCTGGGTTACGTTCGTCCGGTGGACGATCAAGTCGGTTCGAAACCCGTTCGTCCTCGTCGTCTCGCTCGTCCAACCGATTATTTTCCTCGTGTTGTTTACCCAGGTGTTCGGCGGCGTTGCGACGGGCGCCCTCGAGGGGATCACGTACGAGACCTATCTCGTGCCGGCGATCGTGATCCAGGTAGCGCTGGTCGCGGCTGCAACGTCCGGGATCGGGCTCGTCAACGACATCGAAACCGGCATGTTCGAGAAGATCCTGGTGAGTCCGATGAATCGAACCGCCGTCTTTCTGGGGAAGACGCTGGCCGAGGTCGTCCGAATCGTCGCGCAGGTCGCGATCGTTCTAGGGCTCGGCGTCTTGCTCGGGGCCGAGATCGAGACTGGGCTGATCGGGGCCGTCGCGATCGCCGGTATCTGCGTCGTGTTTTCGATCTGGTTTACCGCGTTCTCGAACGTGTTGGCCGTCGTGACCCGCGACGAGGAGTCGACGATAATCGGGGCGAACCTGCTACAGTTACCCTTACTGTTCGTCTCGAGCGCGTTTCTACCGCTGCCGGCGCTTCCGGAGTGGATTCAGACGGTTGCGACGTTCAACCCGATCACCTACGGCGTCGACGCTGCCCGTGCCGTGATGCTGGGCCAGGATACGATGACGGTCGTCGAGGTTACACGGTTCGAGGGTATGTGGAACACGCTCGTCCCCGCACTGATAGTCCTCGTCGGGCTCGCGCTGTTGTTTGGTTCGGTAGCCATTTACGCGATCGGTCGCGCCGCCAGCGCCGACGTTCGGTGA
- the coxB gene encoding cytochrome c oxidase subunit II: MGSRRTTVTLLVSALSSLLASTGTVVAQSTNRELIDGLEYQLLYVALPLTLFVLLILVYAAVKFHDNDDPQPTTEDPALEITWTAATAIILLFVGLSGYSVLVSPYVSPSQALEGGDNRSQGEFESFDDLPETDDEEIYVTGYQWEWQATYAGANVTTEDAIVIPADENVTIWLTSDDVIHSLFVPDLGVKQDAFPGRYTRARTVAYEPGRYDAVCAEFCGAGHSRMDAEVVVVESETYDRWLQENEGNVTTAPNPG, translated from the coding sequence ATGGGTAGCCGCCGAACGACCGTGACACTGCTTGTCTCGGCGCTCTCGAGTCTCCTCGCATCGACCGGAACTGTCGTCGCCCAATCGACAAACCGTGAGTTGATCGACGGTCTCGAGTATCAACTACTCTACGTTGCACTGCCGCTGACGTTGTTCGTCCTCCTGATTCTGGTCTACGCAGCCGTCAAGTTCCACGACAACGACGATCCCCAGCCGACGACGGAAGATCCCGCCCTCGAAATCACGTGGACTGCTGCGACGGCGATTATCCTCCTGTTCGTCGGGCTTTCCGGCTACAGCGTCCTCGTCAGCCCGTACGTGTCTCCATCACAGGCCCTCGAGGGTGGTGACAACCGCAGTCAAGGGGAATTTGAGTCGTTCGATGATCTCCCCGAAACCGACGACGAGGAGATATACGTCACTGGATACCAGTGGGAGTGGCAAGCGACGTACGCTGGAGCCAACGTCACGACCGAGGACGCGATCGTGATCCCGGCCGACGAGAACGTGACGATCTGGCTTACAAGCGACGACGTCATCCACTCGCTTTTCGTTCCTGATCTCGGCGTCAAACAGGACGCATTCCCGGGCCGCTACACTCGGGCTCGGACTGTTGCCTACGAACCCGGGCGCTACGACGCGGTCTGTGCCGAGTTCTGCGGCGCCGGCCACTCGCGGATGGATGCCGAAGTCGTCGTCGTCGAGTCGGAAACCTACGATCGGTGGCTCCAGGAGAACGAGGGCAACGTTACCACGGCGCCGAATCCTGGGTAA
- a CDS encoding DUF5816 domain-containing protein: MQSRSTSAGDTVYISETDGDKGSKGPFLVAYETADTERRYGWFCTNCESLDIAMDAMGRIKCNQCGNFRKPTEWDAAHE; encoded by the coding sequence ATGCAATCCAGGTCGACCTCCGCTGGTGATACCGTCTATATTTCGGAGACGGACGGTGACAAAGGATCGAAGGGACCGTTTCTCGTCGCGTACGAAACCGCCGACACTGAGCGCCGGTACGGCTGGTTCTGTACGAACTGCGAAAGTCTCGACATCGCGATGGACGCGATGGGTCGAATCAAGTGCAATCAGTGTGGGAACTTCCGCAAGCCGACCGAGTGGGACGCCGCTCACGAATAA
- a CDS encoding metal-dependent hydrolase codes for MWPWEHAIVGYLAYSVGCHLVFRDSPSGLEAFAVVLASTLPDLIDKPLAWEYGVFDSGYAVGHSVFFIVPLSVAIAVIAYAIGRPRTGLAFGVGALLHPPADVLYSYVSQGIVQFELMLWPVVTVPGSSPSRGFLESFDLLFGRYLSQLLAGDISTYVWLQFGLAAFAFLLWLYDGLPVLRECLVGWKRLLPGPSNSSSK; via the coding sequence ATGTGGCCATGGGAACACGCGATCGTCGGCTATCTTGCATATTCGGTGGGCTGTCACCTCGTCTTCCGCGACTCGCCCAGCGGGCTCGAGGCATTCGCCGTCGTGCTTGCGTCGACCCTCCCCGACCTGATCGACAAGCCCCTCGCGTGGGAATACGGCGTTTTCGATTCCGGATACGCCGTCGGTCATTCCGTGTTCTTCATCGTTCCGCTGTCGGTCGCAATCGCTGTCATCGCATACGCGATCGGGCGTCCACGAACCGGCCTCGCATTCGGAGTCGGCGCCCTCCTTCACCCTCCGGCCGACGTCCTCTACTCCTACGTCAGTCAGGGGATCGTCCAGTTCGAACTCATGCTCTGGCCGGTCGTGACCGTTCCCGGCTCTTCGCCCAGTCGGGGATTCCTCGAATCGTTCGACCTGCTGTTCGGCCGCTATCTCTCCCAACTCCTCGCGGGAGATATTTCGACGTACGTCTGGCTCCAGTTCGGACTCGCCGCCTTCGCGTTCCTGCTGTGGCTCTACGACGGTCTGCCGGTTCTTCGTGAGTGTCTGGTAGGGTGGAAGCGACTACTTCCTGGACCCAGTAATTCGAGTTCGAAGTGA
- a CDS encoding NAD(P)H-binding protein, producing the protein MNVLVTGATGTDGCRGVDGLRDAPDVTVAAASRHPARARDRLNCATVAFDFTDPTSYRDAFADVDAMFLVRPPALSRVRRDVVPALAAAVGAGVERVVFLSVIGADRNPLVPHARIESWLADAGLETTFLRASFFMQNLSTTHREEIRDGRLAVPAGDGKTSLVEARDVAAVAVRALCEGITGASDLTGPDALSYAEVCAVLSAALEREVEYTAPSLPRFLISRYRLEGNLAKTGVMAAIYTTARLGLANRVTDDVRSLLGRPPTDFRTFVRDNRTVWT; encoded by the coding sequence GTGAACGTCCTCGTCACGGGCGCAACCGGAACCGACGGCTGCCGCGGCGTCGACGGCCTCCGCGACGCACCCGACGTCACAGTCGCTGCCGCGAGTCGCCATCCCGCCCGCGCCCGTGATCGGCTGAACTGCGCGACCGTCGCCTTCGACTTCACCGACCCGACGTCCTATCGGGATGCGTTCGCCGACGTCGACGCGATGTTTCTCGTTCGCCCACCGGCGCTATCTCGAGTCCGACGAGACGTCGTTCCGGCCCTTGCGGCTGCCGTCGGAGCCGGGGTCGAACGCGTCGTCTTCCTCTCTGTCATCGGTGCCGATCGGAACCCGCTCGTCCCCCACGCGCGTATCGAATCGTGGCTCGCCGACGCCGGCCTCGAGACGACGTTCCTGCGCGCCTCGTTTTTCATGCAGAACCTCTCTACGACCCACCGCGAGGAGATCCGCGACGGTCGGCTGGCAGTCCCCGCCGGTGACGGAAAGACGAGTCTGGTAGAGGCTCGAGACGTCGCCGCCGTCGCGGTCCGAGCGCTTTGCGAGGGGATTACCGGCGCGTCCGATCTCACCGGTCCGGACGCGCTCTCGTACGCCGAGGTCTGTGCGGTGCTCTCGGCGGCACTCGAGCGTGAGGTCGAGTACACTGCTCCCTCGCTCCCTCGGTTTTTGATCTCGCGGTACCGACTCGAGGGCAATCTCGCGAAGACCGGTGTGATGGCCGCGATCTACACCACTGCTCGACTCGGACTGGCAAACCGAGTGACCGACGACGTTCGCTCGCTCCTCGGCCGTCCGCCGACGGACTTTCGCACGTTCGTCCGGGATAATCGCACAGTCTGGACGTAG
- a CDS encoding DUF7116 family protein produces MRLVEQARSIFAELGYTVEGNGPEFRAERAWKVVHVNTVLEAEEFPSSSSGQFHCFVAEPDDVDDLETQLERIEPEYEWAIIVVDGEDYQVERAPPGPRVSA; encoded by the coding sequence ATGCGACTCGTCGAGCAGGCCAGGTCGATCTTCGCAGAGTTGGGTTACACCGTCGAAGGCAACGGCCCCGAGTTCCGCGCAGAACGCGCATGGAAAGTCGTCCACGTCAATACCGTTCTCGAGGCCGAAGAGTTCCCGTCGTCGTCGTCGGGTCAGTTCCACTGTTTCGTCGCCGAACCCGACGATGTGGACGACCTCGAGACTCAACTCGAGCGAATCGAGCCGGAGTACGAATGGGCGATTATCGTCGTCGACGGGGAAGACTATCAGGTCGAACGAGCTCCACCGGGACCCCGAGTTTCGGCATAA
- a CDS encoding universal stress protein, translating to MSLVVVPVRYPLTRHSRRTLEQAIEVARERDAALTILHVDLYQNGKKVTRIDLKNAVERTFGRLENTRYVVRTGFLVEESILDEVGAERADAVVIGSKQASRLRRIFQRFTDNPDIDQYLRSHLDCEVITVESAQV from the coding sequence ATGTCGCTGGTCGTGGTCCCCGTTCGATATCCGTTAACAAGACACTCGCGCCGAACGCTCGAACAGGCGATTGAAGTCGCCCGCGAACGAGACGCAGCGCTGACGATTCTGCACGTCGACCTCTACCAGAACGGGAAAAAAGTAACGCGAATCGACCTGAAAAACGCCGTCGAGCGGACGTTCGGACGTCTCGAGAACACTCGCTACGTGGTTCGGACGGGCTTTCTCGTCGAAGAAAGTATTCTCGACGAAGTTGGCGCAGAGAGGGCCGACGCCGTGGTCATCGGGAGCAAGCAAGCGAGTCGGCTTCGACGAATCTTTCAGCGCTTTACCGACAACCCTGACATTGACCAGTATTTGCGGAGCCACCTCGACTGTGAGGTCATCACGGTCGAAAGCGCACAGGTCTAG
- a CDS encoding DUF7344 domain-containing protein gives MDTGSNAMDLDTLYDILSESQRRYVLYYFFDCDHATVDSLARQIAAWERDIAPESVSTEQKKQTQLSLLHNHLPRLEEQRLVAFDHRSGDVVSGNNFEAIRSTIERARERDGIGPVARTTTETFLYSDLLTESTSTDR, from the coding sequence ATGGACACAGGTAGTAACGCGATGGATCTCGACACCCTTTACGATATTTTATCCGAATCCCAACGACGATACGTTTTGTATTACTTCTTTGACTGCGACCACGCAACCGTCGACTCACTAGCCCGGCAAATTGCCGCCTGGGAACGTGACATAGCGCCCGAATCCGTCTCTACTGAGCAGAAGAAACAAACCCAGCTGTCCTTACTCCACAACCATCTTCCGCGACTCGAGGAACAGCGACTCGTAGCGTTCGATCACCGAAGCGGCGACGTCGTCAGTGGAAACAACTTCGAGGCGATTCGGTCGACGATCGAGCGTGCACGAGAGCGGGACGGAATCGGACCAGTCGCCCGCACCACGACCGAGACGTTTCTATACAGCGATTTATTGACGGAATCGACGAGTACCGATCGGTAA
- a CDS encoding dodecin has product MVFKKITLIGTSPESFDAAADNAIDRAEATLENVHWIEVDELGVEIASADDREYQAEVTVAFRLEE; this is encoded by the coding sequence ATGGTCTTCAAAAAAATAACACTCATCGGCACCAGTCCCGAGAGCTTCGACGCAGCAGCCGACAACGCCATCGACCGCGCGGAAGCGACCCTCGAGAACGTCCACTGGATCGAGGTAGACGAACTCGGCGTCGAAATCGCAAGCGCCGACGACCGTGAGTATCAGGCCGAAGTAACAGTCGCTTTCCGGCTCGAGGAGTAG
- a CDS encoding HesB/IscA family protein, with amino-acid sequence MSTDSMDGGNADTRPEIEVTENAAEQALSLLEGEGLDPTEAGLRLFVQQGGCAGLSYGMRFDDAPDEDDTIYEHHDLRVFVDPASLKYIEGSILDYEDGLQAEGFHVDNPNVVSECGCGESFRT; translated from the coding sequence ATGAGTACGGACAGTATGGATGGCGGGAACGCGGACACGCGACCGGAAATCGAGGTAACCGAAAACGCGGCTGAGCAAGCCCTTTCGTTGCTCGAGGGAGAGGGTCTCGACCCGACGGAAGCCGGCCTCCGCCTGTTCGTCCAGCAGGGCGGATGCGCTGGCCTCTCGTATGGCATGCGATTCGACGACGCACCGGACGAAGACGATACGATTTACGAACACCACGACCTGCGCGTGTTCGTCGATCCGGCAAGTCTGAAGTACATCGAAGGCAGCATCCTCGACTACGAAGACGGTTTGCAAGCCGAAGGGTTCCACGTCGACAACCCGAACGTCGTTAGCGAGTGCGGATGCGGAGAGTCGTTCCGGACGTAA
- a CDS encoding ABC transporter ATP-binding protein has protein sequence MTDYAIEARDVAVTYADGTEAVRGVDLLVDEGEFFGFLGPNGAGKTTVIKTLVTLLRPTAGSVEVNGFDAIADPHSVRATVGYMAQETSIDPELTAYENLRFACDAYGVPKADRTERIDELLELVELTDVADKVADDFSGGMKKRLDAATALVHRPQLVFLDEPTTGLDPAARNRLWEYFRRINDEGTTVFLTTQYLEEADQLCDRLSVIQRGRVVADGSPAELKRRVGGEILGVDLADPAASDRAATVARDEELFAEGATIERTESGIEVTARDARTRGTDLLVALRDAGIEVVGFDVRAPTLDDVFLAVTDERPNSVEGVGGESTAAEAVRSKPTGDGGTVDGEGAETGGTGGNR, from the coding sequence GTGACCGACTACGCAATCGAGGCTCGAGACGTGGCGGTGACGTACGCGGACGGGACCGAGGCGGTCCGGGGCGTCGACCTGCTCGTCGACGAGGGCGAGTTCTTCGGCTTCCTCGGCCCGAACGGCGCGGGGAAGACGACGGTGATCAAGACGCTGGTGACGCTGTTGCGCCCGACGGCCGGCTCGGTGGAGGTCAACGGCTTCGACGCCATCGCCGACCCACACAGCGTGCGGGCGACGGTCGGCTACATGGCCCAGGAGACGAGCATCGATCCGGAGCTGACCGCCTACGAGAACCTCCGATTCGCCTGCGACGCCTACGGGGTGCCGAAAGCGGATCGAACGGAGCGAATCGACGAGTTGCTCGAGCTCGTCGAACTGACCGACGTGGCGGACAAGGTCGCCGACGACTTCTCGGGCGGAATGAAGAAACGCCTCGACGCGGCGACGGCGCTGGTCCACCGACCGCAACTGGTGTTCCTCGACGAACCGACGACCGGGCTCGATCCGGCGGCGCGAAACCGACTCTGGGAGTACTTCCGGCGGATCAACGACGAAGGGACGACCGTCTTCCTGACGACGCAGTACTTAGAGGAGGCCGACCAACTGTGCGATCGGCTGTCGGTCATCCAGCGCGGCCGGGTCGTCGCCGACGGGTCGCCCGCCGAGTTGAAGCGCCGCGTCGGCGGCGAGATCCTCGGCGTCGATCTGGCAGATCCCGCCGCGAGCGATCGAGCGGCGACGGTCGCGCGCGACGAGGAATTGTTCGCGGAGGGTGCGACGATCGAGCGGACCGAGTCGGGGATCGAGGTGACCGCACGCGACGCGCGGACGCGCGGGACGGATTTATTGGTCGCGCTGCGCGACGCTGGTATCGAAGTGGTTGGGTTCGACGTCCGCGCGCCGACTCTCGACGACGTGTTCCTCGCCGTAACTGACGAACGGCCGAACTCTGTGGAGGGGGTCGGGGGAGAGTCGACGGCGGCCGAAGCCGTGCGATCGAAGCCCACCGGTGACGGCGGTACCGTAGACGGCGAAGGGGCGGAAACCGGTGGAACGGGAGGTAACCGATGA
- a CDS encoding metal-dependent hydrolase, translating to MFIGHALIAFAVAALVADWRGWDRRPALIAGGVAGAFAAIPDIDVAYALVGLANAANGSVGAPRAFWDASRAVHRSVTHSLVVGAVAAPAFGLLAVNGSSYHRLARLAGSALLVALVAIAFVFGGPLAAVVTGLFVVSGAFVATVSARWTSLSAPTVAVAAFWGLWSHPWGDLVTGSPPDLLFPFGSPVFGSRVVLHSDPTLHLLGAFAIELAAIWLAFVAICRLTDRSIVATINRRAAVGVAYGVAALAVTPPTLEVSYHFVYSILAVGFLCGAVRGTPAPSTGRFRTYYSGRPTFSGTLEVALTMLMAITLALAAYATVYIFLVAPA from the coding sequence ATGTTCATCGGCCACGCCCTTATCGCGTTCGCCGTCGCGGCTCTGGTCGCCGACTGGCGTGGCTGGGATCGCCGGCCTGCCCTCATCGCAGGTGGTGTCGCCGGGGCGTTTGCTGCTATTCCTGATATCGACGTCGCGTACGCGCTCGTCGGACTCGCGAATGCTGCAAACGGCTCAGTCGGTGCACCGAGGGCGTTCTGGGATGCGAGCCGAGCCGTTCACCGCTCGGTCACTCATTCGCTGGTCGTGGGCGCGGTCGCAGCGCCAGCGTTCGGTCTTCTCGCAGTCAACGGCTCGAGCTACCATCGCCTCGCCCGCCTCGCTGGTAGCGCCCTCCTCGTGGCACTCGTCGCGATCGCATTCGTCTTCGGTGGCCCACTTGCTGCCGTCGTCACGGGACTGTTTGTCGTAAGCGGCGCCTTCGTCGCTACGGTGTCCGCACGGTGGACGTCTCTCTCGGCGCCGACAGTTGCTGTCGCGGCGTTCTGGGGACTCTGGTCGCATCCCTGGGGAGACCTCGTCACCGGCTCGCCGCCGGATTTACTTTTCCCCTTCGGCTCGCCGGTTTTCGGGTCGCGTGTCGTCCTTCATAGCGATCCGACGCTACATCTACTGGGCGCATTCGCGATCGAACTCGCCGCGATCTGGCTCGCGTTCGTCGCGATCTGTCGTCTCACCGACCGATCGATCGTCGCTACCATCAACCGTCGGGCGGCCGTCGGTGTGGCCTACGGCGTCGCCGCTCTCGCAGTGACGCCGCCGACGCTCGAGGTTTCGTATCACTTCGTCTACTCCATCCTCGCCGTCGGGTTTCTCTGTGGTGCCGTGCGGGGAACGCCGGCCCCGTCAACCGGCCGATTTCGCACGTATTATTCCGGCCGACCGACGTTCAGCGGAACTCTCGAGGTCGCACTCACGATGCTAATGGCTATCACGCTCGCGCTCGCGGCGTATGCGACCGTATACATCTTCCTCGTTGCACCGGCGTAG
- a CDS encoding universal stress protein has translation MYDDILIPTDGSDTISETLAHGLPIATNNDATIHGLYVVDSRVTAAAGEDTSTDLERSLENEGRQAVSDVEEQAVAEGLEAITEVRTGTPAKTILEYADERGIDLIVIGTRGKSPREKVTSLGSVSERVVDNAPIPVFVVRNAGETE, from the coding sequence ATGTACGACGATATTCTCATTCCCACCGACGGTAGCGACACGATTTCTGAGACGCTCGCACACGGGTTGCCGATCGCGACGAACAACGACGCAACGATTCACGGACTGTACGTAGTCGACAGTCGCGTCACCGCTGCAGCCGGCGAGGATACCAGTACGGATCTCGAGCGCTCGCTCGAAAACGAGGGGCGACAGGCCGTGTCGGACGTCGAAGAGCAAGCGGTGGCCGAAGGTCTCGAAGCAATCACCGAGGTCCGGACGGGAACGCCCGCAAAGACGATCCTCGAGTACGCCGACGAACGTGGGATCGATCTGATCGTCATCGGCACTCGAGGCAAAAGTCCTCGCGAGAAGGTGACTTCGCTGGGAAGCGTCTCGGAACGCGTCGTCGACAATGCGCCCATTCCGGTGTTCGTCGTCCGAAATGCGGGCGAAACGGAATAA